A stretch of the Chlorobiota bacterium genome encodes the following:
- a CDS encoding metallophosphoesterase family protein, with protein MKILVLSDIHDHIRNLRSTLADHNDLDAMIFLGDLCSPFTLGLMMDSFQKKPIHLVLGNNDGDSFRITAKAHQTQFDVHIHGEFAELVEYNGKLVKRVDFENLFGDYEKRDVGGLRIAMHHFDNIAEILARSSVYDIVFYGHNHIYNIERKENTILANPGTVMGYDPSKKRDIPATYIVLDTITNTLTSYLPELVKPFEVVKIN; from the coding sequence ATGAAAATATTAGTATTATCAGATATCCATGATCATATCCGAAATTTAAGATCTACCCTTGCAGATCACAATGATTTAGACGCTATGATTTTTTTAGGAGATTTATGTTCTCCATTCACGTTAGGTTTAATGATGGATAGTTTTCAGAAGAAACCAATTCATTTAGTGTTAGGTAACAATGATGGTGATTCTTTTAGAATTACGGCGAAGGCTCATCAAACTCAATTTGATGTACATATTCACGGTGAATTTGCTGAGTTAGTTGAATACAATGGAAAGCTAGTTAAAAGAGTTGATTTCGAGAATTTATTTGGAGATTATGAAAAACGTGACGTTGGAGGCTTAAGAATAGCAATGCATCATTTTGATAATATAGCAGAAATTCTAGCTCGATCCTCTGTTTATGATATTGTTTTTTATGGACATAATCACATTTACAATATTGAAAGAAAAGAGAACACAATACTTGCAAATCCAGGCACAGTTATGGGTTATGATCCTTCAAAAAAAAGAGATATTCCAGCAACTTATATTGTGTTAGATACAATAACAAATACTCTTACTAGCTACTTACCAGAGCTTGTCAAGCCTTTCGAAGTGGTTAAAATTAACTAA
- a CDS encoding NADH-quinone oxidoreductase subunit C codes for MSKIEFIDSEIIPKLIEKFPEIEFQKIIFREETSITIPKEGLHTVISFLKSELGFDILKDIYCVDWYKKNPRFEVGYNLFSLKDNLRLRIKTTCTEDSPRVDSICNLYTAANWYEREAFDMHGIYFSHHPDLRRMYMPDDFNNPSTGEPLYPLRKDFPVMGIPGSLPLPQRD; via the coding sequence ATGTCTAAAATCGAATTTATAGATTCTGAAATAATTCCAAAATTAATTGAAAAATTTCCTGAAATAGAATTTCAAAAAATAATTTTTAGAGAAGAGACATCTATTACAATTCCCAAGGAAGGGTTGCATACAGTAATTTCTTTTTTAAAAAGTGAGTTGGGTTTTGATATATTAAAAGATATATACTGTGTTGATTGGTATAAAAAAAATCCAAGATTTGAGGTAGGTTATAATTTATTTTCTTTAAAAGATAATCTTAGGCTTAGAATCAAAACAACATGTACTGAAGATTCACCAAGAGTAGATTCAATTTGTAATTTATATACTGCAGCAAATTGGTATGAACGTGAAGCATTCGATATGCATGGAATATATTTTAGCCATCATCCAGATTTAAGGAGAATGTATATGCCAGATGATTTTAACAATCCTTCAACAGGAGAACCTTTGTATCCTTTAAGAAAAGATTTTCCAGTAATGGGAATTCCTGGTTCATTGCCTTTGCCACAACG
- the groES gene encoding co-chaperone GroES — protein MNLKPLHDRIIIKPAPAEEMTSSGLIIPDTAKEKPQRGEVVAIGTGKVNDEGKVTPLVVKAGDTVLYGKYSGTEISVEGSDYLIMRESDVFAIIG, from the coding sequence ATGAATTTAAAACCACTTCACGACAGAATTATTATCAAGCCAGCACCAGCTGAAGAGATGACTTCCTCAGGTCTTATTATTCCAGATACAGCAAAAGAAAAGCCACAACGTGGTGAAGTTGTTGCTATTGGAACTGGTAAAGTTAACGACGAAGGTAAAGTTACACCTTTAGTAGTTAAAGCTGGAGATACCGTACTTTATGGAAAATATTCCGGAACAGAAATTTCAGTTGAAGGTTCAGATTACCTAATTATGCGTGAAAGCGATGTATTTGCAATTATTGGTTAA
- the groL gene encoding chaperonin GroEL (60 kDa chaperone family; promotes refolding of misfolded polypeptides especially under stressful conditions; forms two stacked rings of heptamers to form a barrel-shaped 14mer; ends can be capped by GroES; misfolded proteins enter the barrel where they are refolded when GroES binds): MASKIITFDTDARAAMKRGVDQLANAVKVTLGPKGRNVVIEKKFGAPLITKDGVTVAKEIELEDAIENMGAQMVREVASKTSDVAGDGTTTATVLAQAIIREGLKNVTAGANPMDLKRGIDLAVTQIVIGLKEISREVQGKKEIAQVGTISANNDSSIGTLLADAMDKVGKDGVITVEEARGTETVLDVVEGMQFDRGYLSPYFVTDADTMEVILETPFILIHDKKISAMKDLLPILEKVAQAGKTLLIISEDLEGEALATLVVNKLRGTLRVCAVKAPGFGDRRKAMLEDIAILTGGTVISEEKGYKLETATVEYLGTAKKISVDKDNTTIIEGAGTSDEIKKRINEIKSQIEKTTSDYDREKLQERLAKLSGGVAVIKIGAATEVEMKEKKARVEDALHATRAAIEEGIVPGGGVAYLRAVSKLDGLKGENADQNIGISIIRRAIEEPIRQIVSNAGLEGSVIVAKVKDGTGDFGYNAYNDEYCNMIEKGVIDPTKVSRVALENAASVSALLITTEATVVEKKEKEEPAAPHNHGGGMGDMY; encoded by the coding sequence ATGGCATCTAAAATAATAACATTTGATACTGACGCACGTGCAGCAATGAAGCGTGGAGTTGATCAATTAGCTAACGCAGTAAAAGTAACTTTAGGTCCTAAAGGACGTAACGTAGTTATTGAGAAGAAATTTGGCGCACCACTTATAACTAAAGATGGTGTTACAGTTGCAAAAGAAATAGAACTTGAAGATGCAATTGAAAACATGGGAGCTCAAATGGTTCGTGAAGTTGCATCAAAAACTAGTGATGTAGCTGGAGATGGAACAACAACAGCAACAGTACTTGCTCAAGCAATTATTAGAGAAGGATTAAAGAACGTTACAGCTGGAGCAAATCCAATGGACTTAAAAAGAGGTATTGACTTAGCTGTAACTCAAATAGTGATTGGTTTGAAAGAAATTAGCCGTGAGGTTCAAGGTAAAAAAGAAATTGCTCAAGTAGGCACAATTTCTGCAAACAATGATTCATCAATCGGAACATTATTAGCAGATGCAATGGACAAAGTTGGTAAAGATGGTGTAATAACAGTAGAGGAAGCTCGTGGAACTGAAACGGTTTTAGATGTTGTTGAAGGTATGCAGTTTGACCGTGGTTATTTATCACCATATTTTGTAACTGATGCTGACACAATGGAGGTAATTTTAGAAACTCCATTTATTTTAATTCATGATAAGAAAATCTCAGCAATGAAAGATCTTCTTCCAATTTTAGAAAAAGTTGCTCAAGCTGGAAAAACTTTATTAATTATTTCTGAAGATTTAGAAGGAGAAGCATTAGCAACTTTAGTTGTTAACAAACTTCGTGGCACTTTACGAGTATGTGCAGTAAAAGCACCTGGCTTTGGAGACCGCAGAAAAGCTATGTTAGAAGATATTGCTATTTTAACTGGTGGTACTGTTATAAGTGAAGAAAAAGGATACAAACTTGAAACTGCTACAGTTGAATATCTTGGAACTGCTAAAAAAATTAGTGTTGATAAAGATAATACAACAATTATTGAAGGAGCTGGAACAAGTGATGAAATTAAGAAAAGAATTAATGAGATTAAATCTCAAATAGAAAAAACAACTTCTGATTATGACCGTGAAAAATTGCAAGAACGACTTGCAAAATTATCTGGTGGAGTTGCAGTAATTAAAATTGGTGCAGCAACTGAAGTTGAGATGAAAGAGAAAAAAGCTCGTGTTGAAGATGCTCTTCATGCTACTCGTGCTGCGATTGAAGAAGGAATTGTACCAGGTGGTGGAGTTGCATACTTACGTGCAGTTTCTAAACTTGATGGTTTGAAAGGTGAAAATGCAGATCAAAATATAGGGATTTCTATTATTCGTCGTGCTATAGAAGAACCTATTCGACAGATTGTTTCAAATGCTGGATTAGAAGGTTCAGTTATTGTTGCAAAAGTAAAAGATGGAACAGGTGATTTTGGATATAATGCTTACAATGATGAATATTGTAATATGATTGAAAAGGGAGTTATAGATCCAACTAAAGTTTCAAGAGTAGCGCTTGAAAATGCAGCGTCAGTTTCAGCACTATTAATTACTACTGAAGCAACAGTAGTTGAGAAAAAAGAGAAAGAAGAGCCAGCTGCTCCGCATAACCATGGTGGTGGAATGGGAGACATGTATTAA